In Phormidium yuhuli AB48, one genomic interval encodes:
- a CDS encoding Npun_F0494 family protein translates to MTLPPATPIPHSPTSLDRARRALRCAPFTLKLYQDFRQQGIFLEKIVGEEGVKQGYSRYPLGELAAENDLLWLINVGVLRREVDGQGITDSFRLTPLGRVVVDEWAANEATWLDEITLGDRLSNSLRRWLRWPF, encoded by the coding sequence ATGACGCTTCCGCCGGCTACCCCTATTCCCCATTCCCCAACCAGCCTTGATCGCGCCCGCCGGGCCCTCCGTTGCGCCCCCTTTACCCTGAAACTGTATCAAGACTTTCGTCAACAAGGGATTTTCTTAGAAAAGATTGTCGGGGAGGAGGGCGTCAAGCAAGGCTATAGCCGTTATCCCCTCGGGGAACTGGCCGCAGAGAATGACTTATTGTGGCTAATTAACGTGGGGGTTTTGCGGCGAGAGGTGGATGGCCAGGGAATTACCGATAGTTTTCGCTTAACCCCCCTGGGGCGAGTGGTGGTGGATGAATGGGCCGCGAATGAGGCCACCTGGCTGGATGAGATTACCTTGGGCGATCGCCTCTCCAACAGTCTCCGTCGCTGGCTGCGATGGCCCTTTTGA
- a CDS encoding DUF4126 domain-containing protein: MVEILAALSASAAAGLRIGLPLLMIGLVKTNLWSDVPLLSNFSPSLVVGVLAAWSCFELLASKQLLGQRVLQILQLIFSPIAGAIVGMAVAQLADIEDWQIGVIGIVGGLLALVLQLVQTGWFFRLRGLPIWAIWLQDALSVILVLFAFDAPQQGGLIALLLLWLAIRSSSAWYRWHRQERYKRRLMQHAEYQEALQDEENQQT, encoded by the coding sequence ATGGTCGAAATTCTCGCCGCCTTGTCTGCATCCGCTGCGGCTGGCCTGAGAATTGGCCTCCCCCTGCTGATGATTGGCTTGGTGAAAACCAATCTTTGGTCAGATGTGCCACTTCTCTCTAATTTCTCTCCCTCCCTAGTGGTGGGAGTTCTAGCCGCTTGGTCTTGTTTTGAACTCTTGGCCTCAAAACAACTCCTGGGGCAACGAGTGTTACAAATCCTGCAATTGATATTTTCACCCATCGCCGGGGCAATTGTCGGCATGGCCGTGGCTCAACTGGCGGACATTGAAGATTGGCAAATTGGCGTGATTGGGATTGTCGGCGGACTGCTGGCCTTAGTCTTGCAACTGGTGCAAACCGGTTGGTTTTTCCGGCTGCGGGGACTCCCCATCTGGGCAATTTGGCTACAAGATGCCCTCTCGGTTATCCTAGTCCTCTTTGCCTTTGATGCTCCACAACAGGGGGGATTGATTGCCCTGCTGCTGTTATGGCTGGCCATACGCAGTTCCTCCGCCTGGTATCGTTGGCATCGTCAGGAACGCTACAAACGCCGCCTGATGCAACATGCGGAATATCAAGAAGCCTTACAGGATGAGGAAAACCAACAAACTTAG
- a CDS encoding class I SAM-dependent methyltransferase: MSPKTLGLSPQLYDYLLNTSLREHPVLQQLRQETVQLPGARMQIAPEQGQFMALLVQLLGARKTLEIGTFTGYSALAVALALPPEGRLLTCDIDETTTAIARGYWQQAGVAQKIESRLGPALETLEELLNAGEGESFDFAFIDADKRNYGKYYESCLQLVRTGGLIAIDNVLWSGRVADATVSDKRTEAIRAFNHQLHEDDRISLSLIPLADGLTLALKL; encoded by the coding sequence ATGTCTCCTAAAACCCTCGGCTTATCGCCCCAACTCTACGACTATCTCCTCAATACCTCCCTCCGAGAACACCCCGTTTTGCAACAATTGCGGCAGGAAACGGTCCAACTCCCCGGCGCGCGGATGCAGATTGCCCCGGAGCAGGGTCAGTTTATGGCCCTACTGGTGCAGCTTTTAGGGGCGCGGAAAACCTTAGAAATTGGAACCTTTACCGGCTATAGTGCCTTGGCCGTGGCCCTGGCCCTGCCCCCAGAGGGCCGACTGCTGACTTGTGATATCGATGAAACCACAACGGCGATCGCCCGGGGCTATTGGCAACAAGCGGGGGTTGCCCAGAAGATTGAATCCCGCCTAGGACCCGCCTTAGAGACGTTAGAGGAACTTCTCAACGCTGGAGAGGGGGAAAGTTTCGATTTTGCCTTTATTGATGCTGATAAGCGCAATTATGGCAAGTATTATGAGTCCTGTTTGCAATTGGTGCGAACAGGGGGACTGATTGCGATCGATAATGTTCTATGGTCCGGGCGTGTGGCGGATGCAACGGTGAGCGATAAACGCACGGAGGCGATTCGTGCGTTTAATCATCAGCTTCATGAGGACGATCGCATCTCCTTAAGTCTGATTCCCCTCGCTGACGGCTTGACGTTGGCGTTGAAGCTGTAA
- the trhO gene encoding oxygen-dependent tRNA uridine(34) hydroxylase TrhO has translation MSIVVASFYQFVPLDNLDSLRSQLLELGGDGHLKGTLILAPEGINATVAGPPMAIEALIDTLRQMPQFQGLERLEYKESQHQTPPFQRFKVRIKPEIVTFKQEDINPQDTVGTYIQATDWNQLISNPDVTLIDTRNEFEVEMGTFKGAKNPKTASFTEFPDYIKEELDPETTPKVAMFCTGGIRCEKATSYLLKQGFKEVYHLKGGILKYLEDVPEEESLWEGDCFVFDERVAVRHGLEPGEYELCLSCGHPLSPDERNSPHYDWGISCPHCYEHLSDEKRRRREEKVRQLQLQRQRQAVSEGNQT, from the coding sequence ATGTCCATTGTTGTTGCCAGCTTCTATCAATTTGTCCCCCTTGATAATCTCGATAGCCTGCGATCGCAGCTTCTGGAGTTGGGGGGTGATGGCCATCTCAAAGGAACCCTCATTCTCGCCCCTGAAGGCATCAACGCCACCGTCGCCGGCCCCCCAATGGCGATCGAAGCTCTCATAGACACCCTGCGCCAAATGCCCCAATTCCAGGGCTTAGAACGCCTAGAGTATAAAGAGTCTCAACATCAAACTCCCCCCTTCCAACGCTTCAAAGTTCGCATCAAACCGGAAATTGTCACCTTCAAACAAGAGGATATCAACCCTCAAGACACCGTCGGAACCTACATTCAAGCAACAGACTGGAATCAACTTATCTCAAATCCCGACGTGACCCTCATCGATACTCGCAATGAGTTTGAAGTCGAAATGGGGACCTTCAAAGGAGCGAAAAACCCCAAGACCGCGTCCTTTACCGAGTTTCCAGACTATATCAAAGAGGAACTAGACCCCGAGACAACCCCAAAAGTCGCCATGTTTTGCACCGGTGGCATTCGCTGTGAAAAAGCCACATCCTACCTCTTAAAACAGGGATTTAAAGAGGTCTATCACCTCAAAGGAGGCATTCTTAAATACCTAGAAGACGTCCCAGAAGAGGAAAGTTTATGGGAGGGGGACTGTTTTGTCTTCGATGAGCGAGTGGCGGTGCGACATGGCCTCGAACCGGGGGAATATGAACTCTGTCTCAGTTGTGGACATCCCCTCTCCCCAGACGAGCGCAACTCTCCCCACTACGACTGGGGGATTTCCTGTCCCCATTGTTACGAACATCTCAGTGACGAGAAACGCCGCCGCCGAGAGGAAAAAGTCCGTCAGTTACAGCTTCAACGCCAACGTCAAGCCGTCAGCGAGGGGAATCAGACTTAA